The proteins below come from a single Elgaria multicarinata webbii isolate HBS135686 ecotype San Diego chromosome 11, rElgMul1.1.pri, whole genome shotgun sequence genomic window:
- the LOC134405621 gene encoding serine protease 27-like, with amino-acid sequence MLFVLSLLIIWQLMVVEGAAYPEPVCGKPKIISSRIIGGQPASNGSWPWQVSIFRGGRPVGGGSLINKQWVLSAAHCFFGSLATDQYDVVLGITQLKKPTKSVVESKVKRIISHPDYDGKRGDIALLKLKSPVEFTDYILPVCLPDSSVQFPPEADCWVTGWGMIRPGGGLPPLNGLNELKVSLINRTYCNTLYTSNPNISLGEEPIQPDMVCAGYPEGGKDACQGDSGGAMACKLEGGWTQAGIVSWGVGCARPNFPGVYASTTFYANWINETMAANGSGLHHTSTVILLLLSFALALL; translated from the exons TTTGTGGGAAGCCAAAAATAATATCTTCACGAATCATTGGGGGCCAACCAGCCTCGAATGGGTCATGGCCCTGGCAAGTCAGCATTTTTCGAGGCGGACGTCCTGTTGGCGGAGGCTCCCTTATAAATAAGCAGTGGGTTCTGTCAGCAGCTCACTGTTTCTTTGG ATCCCTTGCCACTGACCAATATGATGTGGTGCTAGGTATTACTCAGCTGAAGAAACCCACAAAGTCCGTGGTAGAATCCAAAGTGAAACGGATTATTTCCCACCCTGACTATGACGGCAAAAGAGGGGATATCGCTTTACTTAAACTTAAGTCTCCTGTGGAATTCACTGACTACATCCTCCCTGTCTGCCTGCCAGACTCTTCCGTACAGTTCCCTCCTGAAGCAGACTGCTGGGTCACCGGATGGGGAATGATTCGACCAGGAG GGGGGCTGCCACCCCTAAATGGCCTTAATGAACTGAAGGTGTCACTGATAAACCGAACATACTGCAACACTCTCTACACCAGTAATCCAAATATCTCATTGGGTGAAGAACCTATTCAGCCTGATATGGTCTGTGCTGGTTACCCTGAAGGTGGGAAGGATGCCTGCCAG GGCGACTCCGGAGGAGCCATGGCTTGCAAACTTGAAGGAGGTTGGACCCAGGCTGGGATTGTGAGTTGGGGAGTAGGGTGTGCCCGGCCCAATTTCCCTGGCGTCTATGCTTCCACGACTTTCTATGCCAACTGGATCAATGAGACGATGGCTGCTAATGGTAGTGGACTGCACCACACCTCCACAGTGATACTCCTTTTGCTCTCCTTTGCTCTAGCGCTCCTGTGA